In the Mastacembelus armatus chromosome 17, fMasArm1.2, whole genome shotgun sequence genome, one interval contains:
- the nol7 gene encoding nucleolar protein 7, which translates to MAKKQRGETSSASNATDSEKLAGSLSLMLESSDDEAPEEVTFEDSKTQALRNMKRALDTVKREKQLLKEKRRKRQELFQEQKKRKLLPADVLEEIDSVPSEKQKPSEAEAEEEEEEERREKQKKRSRKLPRARNLKGNYTVTTLKDRASVSYQQQAAMDFIQSRLYGPGSCRSTSNELLSLQSKKGKKKSAAVQFVKKGWASKEKAKAEKLKKRWIHKQQIPSC; encoded by the exons ATGGCGAAGAAACAACGTGGGGAAACAAGTTCAGCTTCAAACGCAACAGACAGCGAGAAACTGGCGGGTAGTTTAAGTTTAATGCTGGAGTCCAGTGACGACGAGGCGCCCGAAGAGGTGACCTTTGAAGACTCCAAGACTCAGGCTTTACGGAACATGAAACGGGCGCTGGACACAGTCAAGAG agagaagcagctgctgaaagagaagaggaggaagagacaggagcTGTTCCAGGAACAGAAG aaaagaaaactcTTACCAGCCGACGTGTTGGAGGAAATCGACTCGGTTCCTTCAGA GAAGCAGAAACCGTCTGAAGCCGAAG ctgaagaggaggaggaggaggagagaagggagaagcaaaagaagaggagcagaaaaCTGCCACGTGCCCGGAA TCTGAAGGGAAACTACACGGTGACGACCCTGAAGGATCGAGCGTCTGTGTCCTaccagcagcaggcagccatGGATTTCATCCAGTCCAGACTGTACGGACCCGGAAGCTGCAGGAGCACAA GTAACGAGCTGCTCTCCCTGCAGAGCaagaaggggaagaaaaaaagtgcAGCAGTGCAGTTTGTCAAGAAAGGCTGGG CCTCCAAGGAAAAAGCCAAAGCAGAGAAGCTGAAGAAGAGGTGGATCCACAAGCAGCAGATTCCGTCCTGCTGA